DNA from Oxyura jamaicensis isolate SHBP4307 breed ruddy duck chromosome 4, BPBGC_Ojam_1.0, whole genome shotgun sequence:
GGGGCCTgatttttccaaacttttggTTGGGATTGGATTGCTACTCTTTGCCAAACCCAGAAGCTGGGTGTGACTCCTACCAAGAACACTAGTCTCATGCTTGCTCTGTGTAGAGCAGAACACCCATTTGCTCACACCGTTGCATTTACTGTGTGAAATGCAGCAATTAGTGTAGGGGACCTTCAtctgttgctttgtttgctcCAAACATATACCAAGTGTCAGATTACTGGCACGATCTGCTCCATTCCTATTACACCTCCACTGTTAAACCAAACTCTTGCTTACTCTCAGCGCTAGTCGTCAGATAATGGTGGCTGAACCCAAGAACCCTCACATTTCTAACCTGATTAATACTGTTGATGGCAGCCTTATAAATGACTTAGAGCTACAGACCAAATGCTGGCATTTTAGATTGCTGGTACGTGTTTGGGCCTCACCCAGAATAGCCATGCCAAGCAGAAAGGTCACCCCGTCTTTCCTGGGGAAGGAAACGCATATGATAAGCACTGCCTCTCATCTAGACTGTCATCTCCCTGGGCATGGAGAGCTTGGCCTCCTGCACTTTACTACCCTAAGAAGCTGTCTGGGGTAGAGGAGCCAAGTGAGCAACAATAAATCTATTTCTTGTCAGGAGCCAAAAGGGAGCACAAGAGATGCTGAGCATTAAATGGGATTTTAGTGACATAGCATCTCCTGAGATTTATAAAGCACAACTCCAAATCTGTGATTAAATGAACGGTGTAAGCTATTgcctaatgtttatttttgaattctGCTCTCACTGTTCATCATGCTTGTATGCAACTTCATTAGTAACTGCTTTCTTAAGTGAATAATAAAATTGGCATTAAAAAACCTTCTGCAGTAGCTGACTCTTATCTCTGGCTAGTTAAAACTTTGGTTAcatcaaatatttgaataaaaatattttcaattgttttgaaactatttcaaatttaaaaaatcaaaaatatagTCTTTCTGCATAAGAGCAACCAAAGAGAACATACAACTAGTATGGCTATTTTGTATATATTGATtggttaaaatatataaagaatatataaaaacaacaaacattgTATTGTTACTGACTTCTAAAAAGACAGAAGATATgataaaactatatttttttcactactcTGCTTGTTCCAAACATGGGGGatagcagaatattttttttactgtgtttgcTACTGGAAGTAAAGCACCTGAGGTTTTGATGTTGCTGAATTTCATTGacaagcaaaatatatattaagaaataatgcAGTACTTTCCTGACAAACAGATGTGAATAAATATACCAGTGAAAAACAGGCAGAGACAGAATCGTAATTAGAAAGTCTTTAAGTAAAACCCAGcaagaagaatgaagaaaaatacccCATCCTTTTGGCACATTACCTaacactcattttctttttctggggaGAGGGCTGCTCTACTAGAAATGACAGCAGAATATCACCTTCTTTCATTACTccataaatatggaaaaaacacCTACAGCATTTGGAATCTGGAGAGGCAGCTGAAACCATAGTTGCACAAAAAAAGGGCCcactctgaattttctttcataaggAAAGAGATAAGGGAAGCAAAGTGCTGACTTTATGTACAACCTCATCAGGATTTGGATCCTTGTGCCTCAATTTAAATGCCATTTATAGTGAAGAATTTGGGAAGTGTTCTGAAGTCACCCACACATTAATTTGATGCTTTTTGCCAGGAGTtagttttgctgttcttttaaGTCAGGGACAGTTCCTTCCTTCTGCCCCTTTAGGTATCTATATAAATACGCCTATTTAAGAAATATAATCCCAGAGTCCATTTTAATTAAGTGCCATCCAAAAGCCATCAGCAGATGTAAATGTGATCATTTTCCCTGCTCCCTTTACCTAAGTTTCAAAGTCTCTATCTGGCAAATAAAATAgatgtggaaaaatatatttgaatgcTTCTTGCAAGTTATGTTACCTGGTGTCAACTGTAAACATCAAGAAGCCAGTGCTGAGTTGTTACAGGAGGCTGATATAATTTCTATGCcatatatataataaacatGTTAAAAGTTTGCCACGGTTAAGATTCGATTTAGAATTTTGGTGCAGTGTCGTGTAGAGCTATAGGTTTTACAAGGCAAGAAAATAATTCGTAGCCCACAAAGTTAAGTTCAGTGAGTTATGTTTGGAAGTTAGTAAGTTCAAGGCACACATATTCTGTACCTGATAAAGTGATTCTTGCACCAACACCAAGTGGTCTAATAAAGAGTCTTGTACCCCTTATCTTTGAACCATCCCACCAGTAAAAACACTGCTACTACAACAGAAAAGGTACAGATACTTGCGGCTTGAAACAGAGAAGATACCAATTTCAAGAGAGTTCAGACCTAAAAATAAGTGTCTCCAAGAAAAAGCCTGTAGATTTTGCCAACTGCAATGTGATActctaatattttattttttttacagagtgAATACCTAATGTGGGAAAAGTATTACCCAGGATTTTTAACAATTAAGCCACAACATGAAGAGATTATGAATTCCCTCAAATCACACaaattcagcagcagagctaGAAAACAAATCTTATGCTTcagtacattttaaatacagtagtATTCCATGTTTCCTGACTTTTCTCCTGATTTACATAGATTGtaagcaggaaagcaaaatcaATTGGGGTCTAATATCAGTTGTACAcatatctccttttcagttaaATGGAACTGGGTTTGGATACATTCAGGCAGAATGTTGGTGCCTTCTGAAAGCTTTAATTTAATTACTGTTCTTAATGGCTCAGCAGCCTCACTGTTCCCTAAGCATTAGATTACTCCAGCTGTTGAATAAATGGATTTatcaataattcattttttaatttttttttattattattttttttttttttcccctcaaaataaactgcttaggttgtttctttgtttacttGACACATCACAATAGGCTTGTTTACATCCTGTctggctttccttttctttgtgaagGGAAGGACTTCATTTATGGagattgcaggaaaaaaaaaaaaaaaaaaaaaaaaaaaacacctttagtAGTCTTACTGGTCACTTTTATATGCCTGCATTGTAAAAATCAAACTAACAGTATTTGTTGGTTTTCCTGTCGGGGGAGGATGGGGATGCAGAACATGGACTGTTAAAGTAAGGTGCAGAGAGGTGAGTATACATACAGCTTTGCATGAATTTCAGCACACTGCATTTCCAAAAGTAGTCACATTTCTTCAAATCCATTTCAGACATATTTTAATgaccttttcaaaaatatctttcaagGAACATTACAACATGAGTAAGAAAACGGACTTAAATTCTTCATTTGATTGGCCTCACCTGCTGAGTTATAACGGGACATACAAGTACCTCTACTTCGAAGGCAATGTCTCCTACGTGGACTTCTACCTTCACCAACCTTCAGTGGCAGCTGTCTTCATCATCTCATACCTCTTAATCTTCCTGCTTTGTATGGTTGGCAATGGAGTGGTTTGCTATATTGTTCTGAGGAGCAAACACATGCGTACAGTCACAAATCTTTTCATCTTAAACCTGGCTGTCAGCGATTTACTGGTGGGAATCTTCTGCATGCCCACCACCCTTCTGGACAACATCATTGCAGGTATGACAGTTCACACCACATAGCAAAAAGGGCTTGAGGGGGATTTGCCTTAATTTCTGAGTCCTCCCTGAGGAACCCAACTGTTAAGTGCATGTGACAGTGACCAACACAAATTGCTCTTTTACTCTGTCCCTGCCATTCAGAATCCAAACCCCAGTGAGAAAGCTAGGGGCAAATGTAAAGCCCTCATTTTGCAGGTTGGACTCAAGGGGTTCACTATGCAATGTGTTTAGTGACAGAGCACAAAGCTCACCTTAAACCGAGACATCACTAGCCCCGCTTGCGCACTACCATTTCTGAGGGAGCTCCATAGGCATTTCAAGTTAGGGGATGGAACAGGTGAGGAAGACAAGTCTCTAACCCATCTTCTGACGAGGGCTGTCCTTGCTGATTTCCACAACCAACATCTTTAGCAATGGATTATCCCACTACTAGGTTATATGTTAGGAAGACTCAGTGGATGCTATGAGCCACATGGAGAGAGAAATCTATCGTAGTAGTCAATCCCCTTTCTTATCTTGACATCCTATTTTAATGGGATGTTAAAacacaacatatttttttgGAACATCAGAAACTTACCTATGCATCTGGCAAAGCATTTGTTTACATTACTTTTGACTCCCTAATTCCTACTATGTCCTgccaaagcaaaagaaatatagTATTAGTTCTGGGGCAAAAATTTCTTCTTATGCATATAAGAATAGTGCTGCAATGAAATAGAGGCAATTTCAATAGCCTGTTTCCTTCCAGGATGGCCATTTGGGAGCACAGTTTGCAAGATGAGTGGGATGGTCCAAGGAATCTCTGTCTCGGCCTCTGTCTTCACTCTGGTTGCAATTGCTGTAGACAGGTAAGATGACGCAGAAATGGCAAATTGTCACTTCCATCTTCCTCAGGCCACACGATCATACTGAGGTGGATTCATTAATTCATGCAACCCTCCAATAGATTAAATTGGTTTAGCTCCTAaatctagtaaaaaaaaaaaaaaaaaaaaaaaaaaagtgtgccaAGGTCTAAAGAGCAGTCAAAGCAATTTGTTCCTCAACTGGTATCTCTTAAAAATTGTACAGCTAGGCTATACCTGACTGCCTAGAGTTGGTTAGCTCCCCAGCTACTAAGCTAATAGAAAAGATAACAGAAGCACTGGTACCTGCTGCCACAGTtaactgaagcagcagcagcaggctgataCAGAGACAGATGAtagtaaagaaattttaataataaatgtgacttttaaaaaagaaatgtttttctcaacAACTCTTAAATGGAACAACTAAATGCAACTCCACTGGTTTATGCAGGATAATTCCACCcatagttcaaaaaaaaatgaaatttttaaacCATGTATGTGTTTGCCTGTTTAATTAAGCTTTCTCTAAACATCTTCTCCACATATGCCCTGGGTGTCTTTGCTGCAGGTTTCGATGCATCGTTTATCCATTTAAACAGAAGCTGACCATCTCAACTGCAATCATTATTATAACAGTCATCTGGATTCTGGCCATCACAATCATGTGTCCTTCTGCAGTCATGTTGCAGGTACAAGAAGAGCAGCATTTCAGGGTAATCCTTGGCTATGGCAATGAAACCCGCCCTGTATATTGGTGCCGGGAGAACTGGCCTAATGCAGGAATGAGAAAGATCTATACAACAGTTCTGTTTGCCAACATCTATCTTGCTCCCCTGTTGCTCATTGTTATCATGTATGCTAGGATAGGCATTGCTCTCTTTAACACAGCAATGCCCACAGTGGGAaaacacagccaggagcagcgACACAGCGTGtctaagaagaaacaaaaagtcatCAAAATGCTCATTATCGTAGCTTTGCTTTTCACCCTGTCTTGGCTTCCCCTGTGGACGCTGATGATGCTCTCAGACTATGCCAACCTGTCAGATGTCCAGTTGCAGCTCATCAACATTTATATCTATCCTTTTGCTCACTGGCTGGCCTTTTTCAACAGCAGCGTCAACCCCATCATCTATGgtttctttaatgaaaactttCGCAGAGGCTTTCGGGCAGCCTTTAAACTTCAGCTCTGCTCTAGGAAGATAATTCACAGGGATATCTATTACCAGCGAGGCCAAAGCAATGCCATTTTGCCAGCTGCCACCTACCAGACACCCCAGGATCAAGCTTGTCAACATGCCAAGGTGGAGGGGAAGCCAGTTCGGAAAGGAAATTGGATGAATAACCAGCAAGATTTGATGATGGAGGATCTTGAAGAGCCCTGCAATGATGAGATTAAGTGAAACATGCTATGAACTCTCTAAAAGATTCATGCCTAGCAGAATTTCTTTACTGGGGTGTGAAATTCATGTTCTGTAAGTGatttctaacaaaataaaaatgtcaaggtgtttctgtttagaaaaagaTATGCAACTTGCATACTACCTGAACTTTAATAAAAGAAGGAAGCAAAATTCAGCCTTCTGTGTCACCAGCTTAAGCCAGGGACAACCCCCCTGCAGTCAGTGATGACTCACTGCTCTTGAACTGAGCTGCAGCAAAGACCTGATTAAAATGGGATTACCTTCCCTTTATTGCAAAGTAAGATAAAAAGAGAACTATGTTTATGTACCCTGACACAATTATACCTGACACTCATGGATGGAGAGGAGAACATTCCTTCATTTGCTTCTATGAATTTCTCACAGTGGCTGAAGCAGAGCTGTTTGAACAATATTTATGGTAACGTGTCAGCTTGTAAGGCTAGTTGTTACTAGTGCCTACACCTTTCTTCTGATACCagacaacaaaaatatcactgCTGGTGTAGCATCCAGCTAGACCATGGAGCTGGATAGCAGAGGGGATCATGAGACTTGGCAGGGCCCTGAGCACATGCCCCTTCCTTGGGTTTCGATGGCCAGGGCTACACACCATGCAGCCAAAGGCATCCCCCTTCCCAATGGTGACCCTGAAGAAAGGGTCTCAGACAGCTGTGGTGACACCAcagccagcaccaggagctgctttGACACTGCCAGTGTTCATCCTTCACTGAAACTACTACACTCACTGCATTGCAGCACTACCTCTGGGCCTGGCATCGGCCCGAGCTGTCCAGGCACTAACCCCGACCTGCAAACCCCAACCCGCAGACTGACTTCCCAGCCTGAGCTCAGACCTGCCTCACCACCATAAACTTCTCTGATGATCTGGACTCTCAGCCAAACCTGGCTTCACATCCAGCTCCCTGACTGGGGGCAGTAGGAAAGGCTCTGGCTGGTGAGgagcctgccctgccagccccacaaCACCCCTCAGCCTCTGTGGGGAGCACCTGGTCCTTGTGGCACCCAGACCAAACTATTCCCTTAGAATATATTAATTTACTGTTACATtaagaaatatgtttatttatagaCTAAAACACCTCCTAATGAAATTTATAAAAAAGTCCTCCACTAAAAGCCAAACTAATCCAATAAACCCACTTGATTTACTGTACTCTATTTCTGTTTAGCAATGGACTCTTGGTACTACGCTTTTAAGTGCTTAAGTGAAACATAAGCCTGTTCCTAGAACTTGTCAATTTGTTACTCCATTACACTCAGTAACTCAAATATTGGAGATACAGTCTGAAAATTTGAATTTATCTCACCTGTTCCTAGGTCTTCATGTGGTTGTACTCATATTACTTCCACCTGGACTTTCTGAACACCAACCAGTTCCTACCAAATGGCAAAAGCATCTTCAGTTGCATTCTCTTTCCTCACTTTTCTGGTCCCTTCCTTCTTGTTAATTCTGTGATATTAATTGTTGTTGCAGCTTGAGAAATAAATAGGAgtgaaaaactgagaaataaatgataaaaaatagcatttttttaatggttatctcaatctggttttgtttatcatttgggggggggggggggcacacacGGAAGGAGGAGTATAAATCACCTAAAATACTGCAACTTAATAGTagcaggagagaaaatgctGTTAGGGCCTCTTCAGTCTGACAGGGCTCAGCACGTACAAAAGCAGCCCCAGAAGCACCTCAGTGAAATCAAGGAGGCATGCAGGTTAGGGGAAGGATCAGCCTTTGCAGATCTGCCACGAGATTAGATCATCACCATGTATTAGCCTGTGATGATTTCTGGGGACCAATTACCAGGTAAGGTCATTTCCTAGTGCCTAGGAGGCATCCTTGTTCATCTGACTGCAGTCCTTCAAGTAAACTGGAGTACCTTTCTGATCTTGACAGATTTACAGAGTCAAGGAAAACTGACAAGGTCTCGAGGTGTGCTGCCACAAACTTTGTACCTTTTTGAGCTAccataaaataaggaaaatatccAAGAAGTAATGTGGGAAAAAGCTGCAGCAACAACTCtgattttgcagttttctgtttaTAATGCATTATAGCTAGGCTGGCATTTTCAAAGGATCTAATCAAATATGGATGCCTTcaccctgctgtgctctgttgAAAATCCCATTACAAAGGGTTTATGGAATCCTAGGTATTCCACATCTCCTGCATCTCTTCCATccagtcctttttctttcacttataCTTTAAGAAAATGAGACCCATTTTACCTGACACAGTTTGACTTGTCTGTATTCCTGAAGTTTATAGCTATATGCCCCCATTCTTACACAAAATGCTAAACCATATACGGCTCAATCTGGGCTGTCATTTGCTTATGGCACTGTTCATATATGTGACTCAAATGCAGAGATTTCTGGTGAAAAATATCCAGGGTCTGATAACATAATCTGTTCTGATTTTGGGTTCTAGTTCCAAACGACTACCAAATCTCTGAAAGATAAATTGTTTCACTGCAACAAGAAATACAGTTTGAATCACATATTTTGTCATGTAAAACTAtgctctttaaaaatcaaattaaatggATACACCCTGTTAGCTGCTTCATGACATGGAGGTCATGTCATTTATTGGTTGTAGAGTGACATTTAATATGCTAATAATTGAGACAAATTTctttttgcagcattttcttttctttccccaaaagcATTTGCCAGAGATGTTTTCTGATTAAAGCTAAGGATCAAatgacctctggaggtcccttctaacctgtATCTTCCTGTGCTTCTGAATTATTGAGCAAACTgttgagaatatttttatgtataagCGTGTGCTTGCATTCATCCCAGttca
Protein-coding regions in this window:
- the NPFFR2 gene encoding neuropeptide FF receptor 2 yields the protein MSKKTDLNSSFDWPHLLSYNGTYKYLYFEGNVSYVDFYLHQPSVAAVFIISYLLIFLLCMVGNGVVCYIVLRSKHMRTVTNLFILNLAVSDLLVGIFCMPTTLLDNIIAGWPFGSTVCKMSGMVQGISVSASVFTLVAIAVDRFRCIVYPFKQKLTISTAIIIITVIWILAITIMCPSAVMLQVQEEQHFRVILGYGNETRPVYWCRENWPNAGMRKIYTTVLFANIYLAPLLLIVIMYARIGIALFNTAMPTVGKHSQEQRHSVSKKKQKVIKMLIIVALLFTLSWLPLWTLMMLSDYANLSDVQLQLINIYIYPFAHWLAFFNSSVNPIIYGFFNENFRRGFRAAFKLQLCSRKIIHRDIYYQRGQSNAILPAATYQTPQDQACQHAKVEGKPVRKGNWMNNQQDLMMEDLEEPCNDEIK